ACTTTGCCCCGCTGGCCCCTACCAAGATCGTGACCATCGAGGTCAGCGGCATTGCCCCGGCCATCGCCACGGCGATGACCTTGGGCGTGCCCATGGTCTACGCCCGCAAGAAAAAGCCAGTGACCATGAAAGAACCCATTTTCACCGCCCAGTCGGTCAGCCGCACCAAGGGCGGGGTGGTGGACCTGTTCGTGAGCAGTGAGTTCCTGGGCCCGGGAGACCGCGTGGTGGTCATTGACGACTTTCTGGCCTCGGGCGGCACCCTGCGCGCCCTGAGCACCCTGATTGCCCAGAGCGGCGCGGGGCTGCTGGGCATCGGCTGCGTGGTGGAAAAGCAGTTTGAACACGGCCGCGCCAAGCTGGCCGACCTGGGCGTGCCCATTCACACGCTGGCGAACATTGTGCGGATGGATGAAACGGGAATGGAAGTGGTGAGTGGGCAGTAGGCAAAGAGGAGGCGGGAAGCGGGGGGCGGTGCGCGGAAAGGGGACAGAAGGCCAGAGCGCATGAAACGGGCGGGGCTTGACGGTGCCGGAGCGCAGGCACTACACCCTGACCGCCTCCCGCCTCCCGCCTCCCGCCTCCCGCCTCCCGCCTCCCGCCTCCCGCCTCCCGCCTCCCGCCTCCCGCCTCCCGCCTCCCGCCTCCCGCCTCCCGCCTCCCGCCTCCCGCCTCCCGCCTCCCGTCTCCCTAACGCCCGTTTGGATACCATAGGCCGCATGACACAGCCGGGCATCGAACTTCAGGAACTCATTGCGGCCATGGAGCAGCGCCGCGCGAAGGTGGAGCAGGGCGGGGGGCCCGAGCGGCTGAAAAAGCAGAAGCAGGGCGGCAAGCTCACGGCCCGCGAACGCATTGAGGTCCTGCTGGACCCCGGCAGCTTTCTGGAGATGGGCACCTTCGTGGAGCACCGCGGCGGTCGGCTGATGCAGGGTGTAGAGGCCCCCGGCGAGGGCGTGGTCACGGGCCGGGGCACCATTGACGGGCGGCAGGTGTTTGTCTTTTCGCAGGATTTCACCGTGCTGGGTGGGTCGCTGGGCAAGATGAATGCCGCCAAGGTCACAAAAATCATGGACCTGGCCGCCAAGACGGGCTGCCCGGTCATTGGCCTGAACGACAGCGCCGGCGCCCGCATTCAGGAAGGCGTGGACAGCCTGTCGGGCTACGGCGAGATCTTTTACCGCAACGCCATCTACTCCGGCGCCATTCCGCAGATCAGCGCGATTCTGGGGCCCTGCGCGGGCGGCGCGGTGTATTCGCCCGCCCTGACCGATTTCATCCTGATGAGCGAGGGCAGCAGTTACATGTTCATCACGGGCCCGGAAGTCATCAAGTCCGTCACGCGTGAGGACGTGACCTTTGACCAGCTGGGCGGCGCCGACGTGCACACCCGCAAGAGCGGCGTGGCCCACCTGGAATACGACGGCGACGAGGCTGTGCTGCGCGGCGTGCGCGACCTGCTGGGCTACCTGCCGCAGAACGCGCACGAGAAGGCCCCCGCCCTGCCCACCAACGACCCCGCCACCCGCACCACCGAAAAGCTGCTGGAGATCGTGGTGCCGGACCAGCGCAAGCCCTACCCCATGCACGACGTGATTCATGAACTGGTGGACGACGGCACCTTCCTGGAAATCCAGCCCGGCTGGGCGAAGAACATCATCGTGGGGTTCGCGCGCCTGAACGGGGAAAGCGTGGGCATCGTGGCGAACAACCCGCGCGTGATGGCGGGCACCCTGAACATTGACGCCAGCGACAAGGCCGCGCGCTTTATCCGCACCTGTGACTGCTACAACATCCCCATTCTGACCCTGGTGGACGTGACCGGCTTCCTGCCCGGCGTGGCGCAGGAACATGCGGGCATCATCCGCCACGGCGCCAAGATGCTCTACGCCTACGCCGAGGCCACCGTCCCCAAGATCACCCTGATTACCCGCAAGAGCTACGGCGGCGCGTACCTCGCCATGAACAGCCGCGACATGGGCGCCGACGTGGTCTATGCGTGGCCCACCGCCGCCGTGGCCGTGATGGGCGCCGAGGGGGCCGCGAACATCGTCTACCGCCGCGAGATTCAGCAGAGCGAGAACCCCGACGCCACCCGCGCCCAGAAAATCGCCGAGTACAAGGACGCCTTTGATAACCCGTACGTGGCCGCCAGCAAGGGCTACATTGACGACGTGATCCCCATGGAGGACACGAGGCGCATCCTGATTCAGACCTTCGAGATGCTGCGCGACAAGGAAGAGGCGAGGCCCTACAAGAAGCACGGGAATATTCCGCTGTAAGGGAAGTGGGGAGTAGGGAGTGGGCAGTGGGAAAGGCGCAGGGGGCAGTTCCACTAACCACTCTCCACTTCCCACTTACCTGCCGCGCCCTTGCGCGCAGGAGACTGGCCCCCATGACCAAGCCCAACTACACCAAACCCAGCGACGCTGAACTGCGCGAGCGGCTGACGCCCATGCAGTATCAGGTGACGCAGCATGAGGGCACCGAGCGGGCCTTTACGGGCGAATACTGGGACCATGCCGAGGAAGGCATTTACGTGGACGTGGTGAGCGGCGAGCCGCTGTTTTCCAGCCTGGACAAGTACGACGCTGGCTGTGGCTGGCCCAGCTTTACCCGCCCCATTCCTAGCGTGACCCTGACCGAGAACACGGACTACAAGATTGGCTATGCCCGCACAGAAGTGCGCTCGCAGGGGGCCGATTCTCACCTGGGCCATGTGTTCCCCGACGGCCCGCAGGAGCACGGCGGCCTGCGCTACTGCATCAATTCGGCGGCGCTGCGCTTTGTGCCGGTCTCCGAATTGGAGGCCCAGGGGTACGGCGAGTATCTGCCGCTGTTCGGGCGCTAAACAGCCATAAGAAAGGGGGCGGCTAAATGGGCCGCCCCCTTCCACTTTGCTTTGCTTACCGGCTGCCGAAATCCTGCACCCAGTAGTGGCCGTAGCTGCCGCCCTGGGCGTAGCCCACGCCCAGCTCCTTGTAGGCGGGGCTCATCATGTTCTTGCAGTGGCCTTCGCTTTTCAGCCAGCCCGCCACCACCTGTTCGGGGGTGCTCTGCCCAGCGGCGATGTTCTCCGCTGCCGCGCGCCAGGCGTAGCCGGCGGCCGTGATGCGCTGGGCAAAGGTGCGGCCATCCTTGCCCGTATGGCTGAAGTAGTTCTGCGCGGCCATATCGCTGGCGTGGCCCTGCGCCGCCTGGGTCAGCTGGGCGTTCAGGGTCAGGGCGGGCACCGCGGGGTAGGCCGCGGTGCCGCAGGTGGCGCCGGTCGCACGCGCCGCGTTGGTCAGGTCCAGGACGCGCTGGGCAAAGTCGGGTGCGGGCGGGGTGGGGCTGGGGGCCGGAGCCGCCGCGCCCACCGTCACCGGAAAGTCCAGAAAGACCGAGGGACGGCCCGTCAGGGCGGCGCGCACGGTGGTGCTGCCCGCGCCTGTGGCCGTCACCAGGCCGCTCTGGTTCACGGTGGCGACGGCCGCGTTGCCGCTGGTCCAGGTCAGCTCGCCGGGCTGGGGGGCCCGCCCGCCCACGGTGACGCGCAGTTGCAGGCTCTGGCCAGGGGTCAGGGCGATGGGGGTGGCCACCGCCTGCGCGGCCAGGGTGTCGCTGAGATTCGGGGTGCTGCCCACAGGCGCGCTCCCGCCCGCGACTGGAGCACTGGGGCTGCCCCCACAAGC
This region of Deinococcus multiflagellatus genomic DNA includes:
- the xpt gene encoding xanthine phosphoribosyltransferase is translated as MVEAIRQQGEILPGGILKVDGLVNHQLLPDLTREMGETFARHFAPLAPTKIVTIEVSGIAPAIATAMTLGVPMVYARKKKPVTMKEPIFTAQSVSRTKGGVVDLFVSSEFLGPGDRVVVIDDFLASGGTLRALSTLIAQSGAGLLGIGCVVEKQFEHGRAKLADLGVPIHTLANIVRMDETGMEVVSGQ
- the msrB gene encoding peptide-methionine (R)-S-oxide reductase MsrB, which encodes MTKPNYTKPSDAELRERLTPMQYQVTQHEGTERAFTGEYWDHAEEGIYVDVVSGEPLFSSLDKYDAGCGWPSFTRPIPSVTLTENTDYKIGYARTEVRSQGADSHLGHVFPDGPQEHGGLRYCINSAALRFVPVSELEAQGYGEYLPLFGR
- a CDS encoding CAP domain-containing protein — translated: MSPALTRSASLVLLALTLAACGGSPSAPVAGGSAPVGSTPNLSDTLAAQAVATPIALTPGQSLQLRVTVGGRAPQPGELTWTSGNAAVATVNQSGLVTATGAGSTTVRAALTGRPSVFLDFPVTVGAAAPAPSPTPPAPDFAQRVLDLTNAARATGATCGTAAYPAVPALTLNAQLTQAAQGHASDMAAQNYFSHTGKDGRTFAQRITAAGYAWRAAAENIAAGQSTPEQVVAGWLKSEGHCKNMMSPAYKELGVGYAQGGSYGHYWVQDFGSR
- a CDS encoding acyl-CoA carboxylase subunit beta — protein: MTQPGIELQELIAAMEQRRAKVEQGGGPERLKKQKQGGKLTARERIEVLLDPGSFLEMGTFVEHRGGRLMQGVEAPGEGVVTGRGTIDGRQVFVFSQDFTVLGGSLGKMNAAKVTKIMDLAAKTGCPVIGLNDSAGARIQEGVDSLSGYGEIFYRNAIYSGAIPQISAILGPCAGGAVYSPALTDFILMSEGSSYMFITGPEVIKSVTREDVTFDQLGGADVHTRKSGVAHLEYDGDEAVLRGVRDLLGYLPQNAHEKAPALPTNDPATRTTEKLLEIVVPDQRKPYPMHDVIHELVDDGTFLEIQPGWAKNIIVGFARLNGESVGIVANNPRVMAGTLNIDASDKAARFIRTCDCYNIPILTLVDVTGFLPGVAQEHAGIIRHGAKMLYAYAEATVPKITLITRKSYGGAYLAMNSRDMGADVVYAWPTAAVAVMGAEGAANIVYRREIQQSENPDATRAQKIAEYKDAFDNPYVAASKGYIDDVIPMEDTRRILIQTFEMLRDKEEARPYKKHGNIPL